The following proteins come from a genomic window of Eisenibacter elegans DSM 3317:
- a CDS encoding 7TM diverse intracellular signaling domain-containing protein translates to MSIKQIKRTVLFLLLMGVGVCSLKAQDAVILQDSKQEITGLGGKLQYYVEQPGEYLQIETITADGWDKWTPNPALHLNLGYTKTPIWLRVHIRNSSSYERWLMVLDNAFPDSISYYVNKNGKWEVKHTGASFPYKTRGVVEHNAFAHYLDLASGEEQTYYLRIANSSSSLLPIYIAKEHQVYHNNLTRHVGYGVYFGVLLVMIVYNLFIFFVLRDNSYLFYTLTIIATILVFSSISGFLFKYIHPNIPALNTWLIRGSMAGTVVTTSLFAIYFLETKRYSMLLHRLFLTTIIIAMVAFGLNMMGWSGLINKIISAQTFLLLIGGIYCWRVGNKGARLFVVAWATYTVGGLMITLRNSGSLPINFWTNHGAEIGSALEVVLISIALADKYRLIRREKDAATKKALEVEQQAKQELEQKVRERTLALRESNEELSQINEELAVTLEALEQQKAELQSNNIAISDSISYAKRIQEAILPTDEVLGQFLTTHFVLYQPRDVVSGDFYFFLKTETHHFLAVADCTGHGVPGAMMSMIGVNLLRSIILEKQITSPAQILDTLHENITVLLKQKASGNRDGMDLGICVWAEGAQVLDFAGAKTPLLYIQDNTLYEVKGSKFGVGGLSGQTPIYEEYQIKLQQNTQFYLASDGYQDQFGGKEDRKFMRNNFKKLLKKIAFKNPEIQKEILVETLTEWQAPLECPQVDDILVLGFTLEPQSYKPQ, encoded by the coding sequence ATGTCGATTAAACAAATAAAAAGGACTGTATTATTTCTACTACTGATGGGAGTAGGAGTATGTTCACTAAAAGCCCAAGACGCAGTGATTTTACAAGATAGCAAACAAGAGATAACAGGCTTAGGCGGTAAGTTGCAGTATTATGTCGAGCAGCCAGGTGAGTACTTACAAATAGAAACAATTACCGCTGATGGTTGGGATAAATGGACTCCCAACCCTGCCCTACACTTGAATTTAGGCTATACCAAAACCCCTATTTGGCTTAGAGTACATATCCGAAATAGCAGTAGCTATGAGCGTTGGTTGATGGTATTAGACAATGCATTTCCTGATAGTATTTCATACTATGTTAATAAAAATGGAAAATGGGAGGTAAAACACACCGGAGCATCTTTTCCATACAAAACAAGAGGCGTGGTGGAACATAATGCATTTGCTCACTACCTAGACCTTGCTTCAGGCGAAGAGCAAACCTATTACCTGCGTATTGCTAATAGCTCTTCATCATTATTACCTATTTATATCGCTAAAGAGCATCAAGTGTACCATAATAACCTGACTCGACATGTGGGTTATGGAGTTTATTTTGGTGTACTCTTAGTGATGATTGTGTACAACCTATTTATTTTTTTTGTACTTCGGGATAATAGTTACTTATTTTATACCCTGACAATCATCGCAACTATTTTGGTGTTTTCGAGTATCAGCGGATTTTTGTTTAAGTATATTCATCCAAATATTCCTGCTCTGAATACTTGGCTGATTCGTGGATCAATGGCAGGTACAGTTGTTACTACCTCATTATTTGCGATTTATTTTTTAGAGACGAAGCGTTATAGTATGCTTCTACATAGATTATTTTTGACAACTATCATCATTGCGATGGTTGCTTTTGGGTTGAATATGATGGGCTGGAGTGGGCTAATCAACAAAATCATCAGTGCTCAAACCTTTTTGCTGCTAATAGGCGGTATCTATTGTTGGAGGGTGGGTAACAAAGGAGCAAGGTTGTTTGTAGTAGCTTGGGCTACTTACACTGTAGGAGGCTTAATGATTACCTTACGTAATAGTGGGTCTTTGCCTATCAACTTTTGGACAAATCACGGAGCTGAAATAGGATCTGCTCTTGAAGTGGTATTAATCTCCATCGCATTGGCTGATAAGTACCGATTAATCCGAAGAGAAAAAGATGCTGCTACCAAGAAAGCATTAGAAGTGGAGCAACAGGCAAAGCAAGAACTAGAGCAAAAAGTACGGGAGCGTACGCTAGCATTACGTGAAAGCAACGAAGAGTTATCGCAAATCAATGAAGAGCTAGCCGTAACACTCGAAGCACTCGAACAACAGAAAGCGGAATTACAATCAAACAATATTGCTATTTCGGACAGTATCAGTTATGCTAAACGCATTCAGGAAGCTATCTTACCAACTGATGAGGTATTGGGGCAGTTCCTAACGACGCATTTTGTGTTATACCAACCACGAGATGTCGTCAGTGGGGATTTTTATTTTTTTCTCAAAACAGAAACCCACCACTTTCTGGCCGTGGCTGATTGTACTGGCCACGGTGTCCCTGGAGCAATGATGTCAATGATTGGGGTTAACCTGCTCCGAAGCATTATACTTGAAAAACAAATAACTTCTCCAGCGCAAATCTTAGACACGCTCCACGAAAACATCACGGTACTACTCAAGCAAAAAGCCTCTGGCAATCGTGATGGGATGGATTTGGGTATTTGTGTGTGGGCAGAGGGCGCACAGGTGCTCGACTTTGCAGGTGCAAAAACGCCATTGTTATACATACAAGACAATACACTGTATGAAGTCAAAGGTTCAAAATTTGGGGTAGGTGGGTTGAGCGGCCAAACACCGATTTATGAAGAGTATCAGATAAAACTCCAACAGAATACGCAGTTTTATCTAGCCTCTGATGGTTACCAAGACCAATTTGGTGGAAAAGAAGATAGAAAATTTATGCGTAATAATTTCAAAAAATTGTTGAAAAAAATAGCATTTAAAAATCCGGAAATCCAAAAAGAGATATTGGTAGAGACGCTAACCGAATGGCAAGCACCATTAGAGTGTCCTCAAGTAGATGATATTTTAGTACTAGGTTTCACACTTGAGCCACAGTCATACAAACCTCAATAG
- a CDS encoding amidohydrolase — protein MIQSCTLSSLLRFSVYTVLLAIGLSACGGAHQQVDLIVHNAKVYTVDSSFAVVEAFAVKDGQFVAVGSSQEILSAYQAANTIDAQGQPVYPGFFDAHCHFYGYGMALQEANLVGIASYEAMLDTLKAFAAAHPEQPWLLGRGWDQNNWLDKEFPTKDALDTLFPNKPVYLVRVDGHAALVNQKALDLAGITASTRIDGGAILLKNGQPTGVLIDNAFKQVGALVPAPDEAIVRRALQQAEQNCFAVGLTTLSDAGLDYRTIDLIDQMQQKGVLQIRVYAMLSASRGNLSRYLDKGIYSTERLNVRSFKIYADGALGSRGACLLAPYRDKPDEMGFLLASPAQLDSLVGLIGSKGFQVNTHCIGDSANRLLLDIYGKYLQEQNDRRWRIEHAQVLDPNDFVKFAKYSVIPSVQPTHCTSDMYWAEERLGKDRIPYAYAYHTLLQQNGMVALGSDFPVEDISPLYGFHAAVVRQDAKGFPQGGFQKQEALSREDALRGMTIWAAHANFEEKIKGSIEAGKYADFVILAKDLMNAPETELRNIPIQATFVAGKEVYRR, from the coding sequence ATGATACAATCCTGTACTTTATCTTCGCTTTTACGGTTTAGTGTGTATACAGTCTTATTAGCCATAGGGCTGAGCGCCTGCGGCGGTGCTCACCAGCAGGTAGACCTTATTGTGCACAATGCCAAAGTCTATACGGTAGATAGTAGTTTTGCCGTTGTGGAGGCCTTTGCTGTCAAAGACGGGCAGTTTGTGGCCGTAGGCAGCAGCCAAGAAATCTTGAGTGCTTATCAGGCCGCCAACACCATCGATGCCCAAGGGCAACCCGTATACCCAGGCTTTTTTGATGCGCACTGCCATTTTTATGGCTATGGTATGGCGCTTCAAGAAGCCAACTTGGTTGGCATTGCTTCTTATGAGGCGATGCTAGATACGCTCAAAGCCTTTGCAGCAGCCCACCCTGAGCAGCCTTGGCTATTGGGGCGCGGCTGGGATCAAAATAACTGGCTGGACAAGGAGTTTCCGACCAAGGATGCACTCGACACCCTATTTCCCAACAAGCCTGTGTACTTGGTACGGGTAGACGGACATGCCGCCCTTGTCAATCAAAAAGCCCTCGATTTAGCCGGCATCACTGCCAGTACACGTATCGATGGGGGGGCAATATTGCTCAAAAACGGCCAGCCTACCGGCGTACTCATCGACAACGCCTTCAAGCAAGTAGGAGCGCTTGTGCCCGCGCCCGACGAGGCCATCGTCCGTCGCGCCCTACAACAAGCCGAACAAAATTGCTTTGCTGTAGGCCTGACGACCCTCTCCGATGCTGGACTGGACTACCGTACCATCGACCTCATCGATCAGATGCAGCAAAAAGGGGTGTTGCAAATCCGGGTGTATGCGATGCTCAGCGCCTCACGGGGCAATTTGAGCCGATACCTCGACAAAGGTATTTACAGCACCGAGCGCCTCAATGTCCGCTCTTTTAAAATTTATGCAGACGGAGCTCTGGGCTCGCGGGGCGCTTGTTTGCTCGCCCCTTATCGCGACAAGCCCGATGAGATGGGCTTCCTCCTCGCCTCTCCGGCACAGCTCGACAGCCTCGTGGGCTTGATTGGCTCCAAGGGCTTCCAAGTCAATACCCACTGTATCGGCGACTCTGCCAACCGCCTCTTGCTCGATATTTATGGCAAGTATCTCCAAGAGCAAAATGACCGCCGATGGCGCATCGAACACGCCCAAGTATTGGACCCCAACGACTTTGTGAAGTTTGCCAAATACAGCGTCATCCCTTCCGTACAGCCCACACATTGTACTTCTGATATGTACTGGGCCGAAGAGCGCCTTGGCAAAGACCGCATTCCGTATGCGTATGCCTACCATACCCTGCTCCAACAAAATGGAATGGTAGCCCTAGGCAGTGATTTTCCTGTCGAAGACATCAGCCCACTCTATGGCTTTCACGCCGCTGTGGTAAGACAAGATGCCAAGGGCTTCCCGCAAGGCGGTTTTCAGAAACAAGAGGCACTCAGCCGTGAAGATGCTCTTCGGGGAATGACTATCTGGGCGGCGCACGCCAATTTTGAAGAAAAAATCAAGGGTAGTATCGAAGCTGGGAAGTATGCCGATTTTGTCATCTTGGCCAAAGACCTGATGAATGCTCCCGAAACTGAGCTGCGCAATATCCCCATTCAGGCTACTTTTGTAGCCGGCAAGGAGGTTTACCGACGCTAA
- the kbl gene encoding glycine C-acetyltransferase, translating to MYDTLKPVLEKELAEIREAGLYKSERIITSDQKASIDTQNAGAVLNFCANNYLGLANHPRVIAAAKQALDSHGFGLASVRFICGTQDIHKELEQRIAEFMGTEDTILYAAAFDANGGVFEPLFGPEDAIISDELNHASIIDGVRLCKAQRLRYKHNDMADLEAQLQAAAGARHRIIVTDGVFSMDGTIAQLDKICDLADRYQALVMIDECHSSGFMGKTGRGTHEFRNVMGRIDIITGTLGKALGGASGGFTTGRKEIIEMLRQRSRPYLFSNTLAPSIVGASLEVLKMLSETTALRDKLEENTRYFREKMTAAGFDIKPGEHPIVPIMLYDAPLSQQFAEKLLAKGIYVIGFYYPVVPKGQARIRVQLSAIHEREHLDQAIQAFTEVGKELGVLK from the coding sequence ATGTACGATACCCTCAAACCCGTACTTGAAAAAGAATTGGCCGAAATCCGCGAGGCCGGCCTTTACAAATCAGAGCGTATCATTACTTCAGACCAAAAAGCAAGTATTGATACCCAAAATGCCGGTGCAGTGCTCAACTTCTGCGCCAATAACTACCTTGGCCTAGCCAACCATCCGCGTGTAATTGCCGCCGCTAAGCAGGCGCTTGACAGTCACGGCTTTGGTTTGGCTTCAGTACGCTTTATCTGCGGAACACAAGATATCCACAAGGAACTGGAGCAACGTATCGCCGAATTTATGGGTACGGAAGATACCATTCTTTATGCAGCTGCTTTTGATGCCAACGGAGGTGTATTTGAGCCCTTGTTTGGCCCTGAAGATGCCATTATTTCGGATGAGCTGAACCACGCCTCTATCATCGATGGTGTCCGCCTATGTAAGGCCCAACGCCTACGTTACAAACACAACGACATGGCCGACCTCGAAGCCCAGCTTCAGGCTGCCGCCGGTGCGCGTCATCGCATCATCGTTACGGATGGGGTATTTTCGATGGATGGTACCATCGCCCAACTCGATAAGATTTGTGATCTTGCTGACCGCTACCAAGCCCTCGTGATGATTGACGAATGCCACTCTTCGGGCTTTATGGGCAAAACCGGACGCGGCACGCACGAGTTTCGCAATGTAATGGGGCGTATCGATATCATCACCGGAACCCTGGGCAAGGCGCTCGGTGGCGCTTCTGGAGGCTTTACCACTGGTCGTAAGGAGATTATCGAGATGTTGCGCCAGCGTTCACGGCCTTACCTCTTCTCCAATACCCTAGCGCCCAGCATTGTAGGCGCTTCGCTAGAAGTGCTCAAGATGCTTTCTGAAACGACGGCCCTGCGCGATAAATTGGAAGAAAATACCCGCTACTTCCGCGAAAAAATGACGGCAGCAGGCTTCGATATCAAGCCTGGCGAGCACCCTATCGTGCCCATTATGCTCTACGATGCGCCGCTGTCGCAGCAGTTTGCCGAAAAACTGCTGGCCAAGGGTATTTATGTTATTGGGTTCTACTACCCAGTAGTACCCAAGGGGCAGGCGCGCATCCGTGTGCAATTATCTGCCATACATGAGCGCGAACACCTCGACCAAGCCATCCAAGCCTTTACGGAAGTAGGCAAGGAGCTGGGCGTGTTGAAATAA
- a CDS encoding cystathionine gamma-synthase translates to MTDHSNEQFKFGTKAIHAGVTPDPTTGAIMTPIFQTSTYVQQGIGKHKGYEYSRTHNPTRTPLEQNLAALENGKYGLCFASGMAATDAVLKLLKAGDEIIACNDLYGGTYRIMTKVFEQFGVKAHFVDMSNPANIEAHINANTRLVWLETPTNPLLTIIDIEAVAKVTRQHGLLLCVDNTFATPYLQNPLDWGADIVMHSATKYLGGHSDVVMGALITNSDELHQRLAFIQNSCGAVPSPHDCFLMLRGIKTLHIRMDRHGENGKAIAEWLLQHPKVDKVYWIGLPTHPKHEVARKQMRGFGGMVSFTLKSDSIEEAAQVVERLQIFAFAESLGGVESICTHPASMTHGSIPREHREKTGLRDSLIRLSVGIEDAQDLINDLAQALN, encoded by the coding sequence ATGACAGACCACTCAAACGAGCAGTTCAAGTTTGGCACCAAGGCTATCCACGCCGGCGTTACGCCTGACCCTACCACCGGAGCCATTATGACTCCCATTTTCCAGACTTCTACCTATGTGCAGCAAGGTATCGGCAAGCACAAAGGCTACGAATACTCCCGCACCCACAATCCTACCCGCACGCCGCTTGAGCAAAACCTAGCCGCCCTCGAAAACGGCAAATATGGCCTATGCTTTGCCTCTGGGATGGCAGCTACCGATGCTGTGCTCAAGTTGCTCAAAGCCGGAGATGAAATCATCGCCTGTAATGACCTCTACGGCGGCACTTACCGCATTATGACCAAGGTCTTCGAGCAGTTTGGTGTCAAGGCTCATTTTGTAGATATGAGCAACCCCGCCAATATCGAGGCACACATCAACGCTAACACACGCCTTGTGTGGCTCGAAACCCCTACCAACCCCTTGCTGACCATTATCGATATCGAAGCCGTAGCCAAGGTTACCCGCCAACACGGGCTGCTGCTTTGTGTAGACAATACCTTTGCCACGCCTTATCTCCAAAACCCACTCGATTGGGGCGCAGACATCGTGATGCACTCGGCTACCAAGTACCTCGGCGGGCACTCTGATGTGGTGATGGGTGCCCTCATCACCAACAGCGATGAGCTACACCAGCGTTTGGCCTTCATCCAGAACTCTTGTGGCGCTGTACCCAGCCCCCACGATTGCTTCCTGATGTTGCGCGGTATCAAAACCCTACATATACGGATGGATCGCCACGGCGAAAACGGTAAAGCCATCGCCGAATGGCTACTACAACACCCCAAGGTAGACAAAGTCTATTGGATCGGATTGCCCACCCACCCCAAACACGAAGTAGCCCGCAAGCAAATGCGTGGTTTTGGCGGGATGGTTTCATTTACCCTCAAAAGCGACAGCATCGAAGAGGCCGCTCAAGTTGTCGAAAGGCTTCAAATATTTGCTTTTGCCGAATCGTTGGGGGGCGTGGAATCTATCTGTACACACCCTGCCTCTATGACACACGGCTCTATCCCAAGAGAACACCGCGAAAAAACAGGACTGCGCGATTCGCTCATCCGCCTCAGTGTGGGAATCGAAGATGCACAAGACCTCATCAATGACCTAGCCCAAGCGCTGAACTAA
- a CDS encoding co-chaperone GroES yields the protein MFVTQESKLKKIVVIGDRVLIKPKAPSEMTSSGLYLPPSVQEKEKIQQGYVVKVGPGYPIPLPTDDDELWKGQEEAIKYIPLQVKEGDLAIFLLKGAIELQYENEQYYMVSQNAILMIERDDELFD from the coding sequence ATGTTTGTTACACAAGAAAGTAAGTTGAAGAAGATAGTAGTCATCGGCGATCGCGTCCTGATTAAGCCCAAAGCCCCTAGCGAAATGACTAGCAGTGGCTTGTACCTTCCCCCCAGTGTACAAGAAAAAGAAAAAATCCAACAGGGCTATGTGGTCAAAGTGGGACCGGGGTATCCTATCCCGCTACCAACAGACGATGATGAGCTTTGGAAAGGCCAAGAAGAAGCTATCAAATACATCCCTTTGCAAGTCAAAGAAGGAGATTTGGCTATCTTCTTGCTCAAAGGTGCCATAGAGTTGCAGTACGAAAACGAGCAGTATTATATGGTTTCTCAAAATGCTATTTTGATGATTGAGCGCGACGACGAGCTATTCGATTGA
- a CDS encoding efflux RND transporter permease subunit, with translation MWNRITSFIILHRFKLSGVIGILTIFFGFFAIKAEMSHNFASIVPSYDPEMQYFERFKKTFGEDANVFAVGLADKRAYELENFKALHTLVERIRQQHGVKQVLSLPQAIVILKDTTESKFVSEAIFEPMPQTQAALDSALALVSEMHFYDNQLINVQTGATLIAVSITKEVLDSPQRQVLTNNIKKLGDEFTQQTGIELHYAGVPEIRSFMTTKMASELKMLLMLSVVMTVIVLWWFFRSTKAIIVPLITIGVVVVWTMGVIVLLGYKINILTGLLPPILVVIGIPNSVYWITKYHQEYRKNPERALVIQKVVRHITPVALMTNVTTAIGFFVFSFMDTRILREFGVVSSIGVMSMFVVSVILLPTFMMWMPAPGDKELRHLDRMGLNKILDRFHQLIFERRPLIYTVVAFSVIVSLVGFSQLEVVSFMADDIPQNSTLKQDLAFFEQHFQGAMPLEIVVDTRKTKGVMNLGTLRRADQLQDSLNSIDLVSQPLSLVSFVKAGRQAFYNNPAFYGLPTNQDRVFILNYLKKSEEGSDNISALNNFVDSTGQQMRISLKVADVGSIKMDSLIEGVIRPQVAQIFDQEQYDVHITGTTLLFIKGNRYLVNNLKTSILIAIGLIAILMAFLFKSLRIIIVSIITNMLPLLITAGMMGFLGVALKPSTVLIFSIAFGIAVDDSIHYLARYRQGLLLNNLSVRDAVSLSLHETGAGMIYTSIILFFGFIIFIFSDFQGTKALGGLTSATLLCAMLANLLLLPALLLSLDKRAQAKKAAVLAAEKAS, from the coding sequence ATGTGGAATCGCATCACCTCCTTTATCATCCTACACCGCTTTAAGCTATCCGGCGTTATTGGCATATTGACCATCTTCTTTGGCTTTTTTGCCATCAAGGCCGAAATGAGCCACAATTTCGCCAGCATTGTCCCTTCTTATGACCCCGAAATGCAGTATTTCGAGCGCTTCAAGAAAACCTTCGGCGAAGATGCCAATGTGTTTGCCGTAGGCTTAGCCGACAAGCGGGCGTACGAATTGGAAAATTTCAAAGCCTTGCATACCTTGGTGGAGCGTATCCGCCAACAACACGGGGTGAAACAGGTGCTTTCATTGCCACAAGCCATTGTGATTCTGAAAGATACTACAGAAAGCAAATTTGTCAGTGAGGCTATTTTCGAGCCTATGCCCCAAACTCAAGCCGCGCTTGACAGCGCCTTGGCCTTGGTCAGCGAGATGCATTTTTATGACAATCAGCTCATCAATGTGCAAACAGGCGCTACACTGATTGCTGTTTCGATTACCAAAGAGGTGCTCGACTCTCCACAAAGGCAAGTATTGACCAACAACATCAAAAAGCTAGGCGACGAGTTTACCCAACAAACAGGCATTGAGCTACACTATGCCGGTGTGCCCGAAATCCGCTCATTTATGACCACCAAAATGGCTTCCGAACTCAAGATGCTCTTGATGCTGTCAGTGGTGATGACAGTGATTGTGTTGTGGTGGTTTTTCCGCTCTACCAAGGCCATTATCGTCCCATTGATTACGATTGGGGTGGTAGTGGTATGGACAATGGGCGTAATCGTACTCCTAGGCTATAAAATCAATATTCTTACGGGCTTGCTGCCGCCTATTTTGGTAGTAATCGGGATTCCTAACAGTGTTTATTGGATTACCAAATACCACCAAGAGTATCGGAAAAACCCCGAAAGAGCGCTAGTTATCCAAAAGGTCGTACGCCATATCACGCCAGTGGCCCTGATGACCAATGTTACGACGGCTATTGGGTTTTTTGTCTTCTCTTTTATGGACACACGTATCTTGCGAGAGTTTGGTGTAGTGTCAAGTATTGGGGTGATGAGTATGTTTGTGGTCAGTGTGATATTGCTCCCTACGTTTATGATGTGGATGCCTGCTCCTGGTGATAAGGAACTGCGCCATCTCGACCGAATGGGGCTAAACAAAATCTTAGACCGCTTCCACCAGCTTATTTTTGAGCGCCGTCCGTTGATTTACACCGTGGTGGCCTTCTCTGTCATCGTTTCTTTGGTAGGTTTCAGTCAGCTCGAAGTAGTGTCCTTTATGGCAGATGATATTCCTCAGAACAGTACGCTAAAACAGGATTTGGCCTTTTTTGAGCAACACTTCCAAGGGGCTATGCCGCTCGAAATTGTGGTCGATACCCGCAAAACCAAAGGGGTGATGAACCTTGGTACTTTGCGCCGCGCCGACCAGCTACAGGACTCGCTCAACAGCATCGACTTGGTGTCGCAGCCGCTCTCATTGGTGAGTTTTGTAAAGGCTGGCAGACAGGCATTTTACAACAACCCTGCGTTTTATGGCTTACCCACCAACCAAGACCGGGTGTTTATCCTCAACTATCTCAAGAAGAGCGAGGAAGGCAGTGATAACATCAGTGCGCTTAATAATTTTGTAGACAGCACCGGCCAGCAGATGCGTATTTCGCTCAAGGTAGCCGATGTAGGGTCTATCAAGATGGACTCCCTCATTGAGGGGGTTATACGCCCACAGGTAGCACAGATTTTTGACCAAGAGCAGTACGATGTACACATCACCGGCACTACCTTGCTCTTTATCAAGGGCAACCGCTATCTGGTCAATAACCTCAAAACAAGTATCTTGATTGCCATCGGATTGATTGCCATCTTGATGGCCTTCTTGTTTAAGTCGCTACGCATTATCATCGTGTCTATCATTACCAATATGCTGCCCTTGCTCATTACAGCAGGGATGATGGGCTTCTTGGGTGTGGCGCTTAAGCCAAGTACAGTGCTTATTTTTAGTATTGCTTTTGGAATAGCTGTAGACGACTCAATACACTATCTGGCACGCTACCGGCAAGGCCTGCTGCTCAACAACCTCTCCGTGAGAGACGCTGTCAGCCTTAGCCTACACGAAACCGGAGCAGGGATGATTTACACCTCTATTATCTTGTTTTTTGGCTTTATTATCTTTATCTTTTCTGACTTTCAAGGCACCAAAGCCTTGGGTGGGTTGACCTCGGCCACACTCCTGTGTGCAATGTTGGCCAATCTATTGCTCTTGCCGGCCTTGCTGCTTTCGCTCGATAAACGTGCGCAAGCCAAAAAAGCCGCTGTTTTGGCTGCTGAAAAGGCTTCTTAA
- a CDS encoding PP2C family protein-serine/threonine phosphatase gives MITPPIPQNEVERLQALYRYQVLDTEAESEFDELVQLASYICDVPISLISLIAEDKQWFKARVGLEATETPRSQAFCAHAIMEPTLFEVIDATKDPRFKDNPLVTGHPDIRFYAGMPLTTPDGYNLGTLCVIDNKPRALSDEQRKAIKTIANQVITQMELRLNLQVLRAQSQQVSESIRYGKRLQEAMLPTEDTLAQCPVQRIFVLSVPKDEISSDFFWYKQIAHKSIVVAADCSGSGIPGALVSVAVTGLLRDIVTHQQITDPSDILYRLDEQMERILRNDSQPYEGMQAVVACINHPQKSIEIASAGNALWTVQNGQATQLPTAPVAIGNSTKAPKRFQKQFLKDIAGTMFYACTDGLTQLPQAENPTFFGQEALPKLLSQVAQQSAGQQKQTIEAAIAQWAGKAPRPDDLLLVGFGI, from the coding sequence ATGATAACGCCTCCTATACCTCAGAACGAAGTAGAACGATTGCAAGCCTTGTATCGGTATCAGGTATTGGATACCGAAGCCGAATCAGAGTTTGATGAGCTGGTGCAGTTGGCTTCTTATATTTGTGATGTGCCTATCTCCTTGATCTCCTTGATTGCCGAAGACAAACAATGGTTCAAAGCTCGCGTTGGCTTAGAAGCTACCGAAACCCCACGTAGTCAGGCTTTTTGTGCACATGCAATTATGGAGCCTACGTTGTTTGAGGTAATCGATGCGACCAAGGACCCCCGCTTCAAAGACAATCCGCTCGTTACGGGGCATCCTGATATCCGGTTTTATGCTGGAATGCCTCTGACTACACCCGATGGCTACAATCTCGGGACGCTCTGTGTCATTGACAACAAGCCCCGAGCGCTCAGCGACGAACAGCGCAAGGCAATCAAAACTATTGCCAATCAGGTGATTACGCAAATGGAATTGCGCCTAAACCTACAGGTGCTCCGAGCGCAAAGTCAACAAGTATCTGAAAGCATTCGCTATGGCAAACGCCTACAAGAGGCGATGTTGCCCACAGAAGACACTCTGGCACAATGCCCGGTACAGCGTATTTTTGTGCTCAGCGTGCCTAAGGATGAGATTTCAAGCGATTTTTTTTGGTACAAACAAATTGCACACAAGAGCATTGTCGTGGCTGCCGACTGTAGCGGGAGCGGAATCCCCGGCGCTTTGGTCAGTGTGGCCGTTACGGGTTTGCTGCGCGATATCGTTACACACCAGCAAATTACTGACCCCTCAGACATACTCTATCGCCTAGACGAGCAGATGGAGCGCATCTTGCGCAATGACTCCCAGCCCTATGAGGGGATGCAGGCCGTGGTGGCTTGTATCAATCACCCCCAAAAGAGTATTGAAATAGCCTCTGCCGGCAACGCACTCTGGACAGTACAAAACGGACAGGCTACCCAGTTGCCCACAGCTCCCGTGGCCATTGGGAATAGCACCAAAGCACCCAAAAGATTCCAAAAACAATTTCTAAAAGATATCGCCGGAACGATGTTTTATGCCTGTACAGATGGGCTGACTCAACTACCACAGGCCGAAAACCCAACATTTTTTGGACAGGAGGCGCTTCCAAAGTTGTTGTCCCAAGTTGCCCAACAATCAGCAGGGCAGCAAAAACAAACCATAGAAGCGGCCATTGCCCAGTGGGCAGGCAAGGCTCCACGCCCCGATGATTTGTTGTTAGTAGGTTTTGGTATTTAG